Part of the Sodalinema gerasimenkoae IPPAS B-353 genome is shown below.
CTTGGGATGGCTGTAAAGCTGGCCAAATCGCGACCTCTCCCCGTACGGAAGACTGTATCGGCTGCAAACGTTGCGAAACGGCTTGCCCGACTGACTTCTTGAGCGTCCGAGTCTATCTTGGTGCGGAAACTAGCCGCAGCATGGGTCTGGCTTACTAGAGAATATCCATTGAACGTCTGTTTAATGTGATCTTCCATTCGTCTATATGGGGGTGCGATCGCACCCCTTTTTTGCTGGGGACATGACGGAGTTACCTGAGACTGTCCGGATGAGATAGCTCGTTGCCTGTCAAAAGGCCTCAAGTTTTGCTAAGTTCATAAGCCAGGTCTGGTTTATGAACGGGTTCGTCAGGAGTGAGCGCACATGTGTGGAATCGTCGGCTATATCGGAATGCAGCCCGCCAGCGAGATTTTGTTGGCTGGCCTGGAAAAATTGGAATATCGAGGCTATGACTCGGCGGGAATCGCCACGGTGAATGACCATAAGATTCATTGTGTGCGAGCCAAAGGGAAACTCCACAACCTCCGCCGTAAGCTCGATGGTGAGGAGAACCCGGCTCAATTGGGTATTGGCCATACCCGTTGGGCGACTCATGGCAAACCCGAAGAATATAACGCCCATCCCCACATGGATGTGTCCGGTCGCATTGCTGTGGTTCAAAATGGCATTATCGAAAACTATCGGGAACTGCGAGGGGAATTACAGGCCAAAGGCCATCTGTTTAAATCAGACACCGATACAGAGGTGATTCCCCATCTCATTGCCGAATGCCTCAAGGTTCCCAGTTCTACCGCGCCCGCCACTGTCACTTCCTCCCCCTTCCTCGAAGCCGTGCGTCAAGCGGTGAATCGCTTACAAGGGGCCTTTGCGATCGCCGTCATTCATGCCGATCACCCCGACGAACTTATTGTCGCCCGCCAACAGGCTCCCCTTTCCATTGGCTTTGGCCAGGGGGAATTTTTCTGCGCCTCGGATACCCCGGCCCTCATCCCCCATACTCGGGCGGTGTTGACCTTAGATAATGGGGAAATGGGTAAACTCACCCCTCTGGGGGTGGAACTCTATAATTTTGAGGGCGATCGCCTCAAGAAAAGCCCCCGCACCCTCACCTGGAACCCCATCGTGGTGGAAAAACAAGGGTTCAAACATTTCATGCTCAAGGAAATCTACGAGCAGCCAGGGGTGGTGCGGGTGTGTTTAGAGGCCTATACCAACAGCACCTGGGAAGCGGGCCAAACCACCCCACCGGTGAATCTGGATCTCAACCCCAGTCTCTATCAAGACCTCGAACATATCCAAATCCTGGCCTGTGGGACCAGTTGGCACGCGGCCCTAGTGGGAAAATATCTCCTAGAACAGTTGGCGAGGATTCCCACCATGGTGCAGTACGCATCGGAGTTTCGCTATGCTCCCGCGCCGCTGATGGCTAATACCCTGGTGATTGGGGTGACGCAATCGGGGGAGACGGCCGATACTCTGGCGGCGTTGGCCATGGAACAGGAACGACGAGCAGATTTAGAGCCACAATTTAGTCCCCGTCTGCTGGGGATTACCAATCGCCCGGAATCCTCTCTGGGCAATTTGGTGGAGAATATCATCGATACTCATGCAGGCATTGAGATTGGGGTGGCGGCGACGAAAACCTTTGTGGCCCAGGTGATGGCGTTTTATGCCCTGGCCTTGGATTTGGCCTACCGTCGGCACACTCTCCCCGAATCCCGGATTGAGGAGATTTTGTCGGGGTTACGACAACTCCCGGGACAAATTGAGTTGGTGTTGGAGAGTCAGGAACGCTATATCGAGGAGTTGGCCCATGAGTTTGGGGAGACGCAAGATTTTATCTTCCTAGGCCGCGGCATTAATTTCCCCATCGCCCTAGAGGGGGCCCTCAAACTCAAGGAAATTAGCTATATCCATGCCGAAGGCTATCCTGCTGGGGAGATGAAACATGGGCCCATTGCTCTGTTGGATGCCAAGGTTCCGGTGGTGGCGATCGCCATGCCGGGGTCGGTGTACGATAAGGTCCTCTCCAACGCTCAAGAAGCCAAGGCCCGGGATGCCCGCCTGATTGGGGTCACTCCCATGGATGAGAAGGAGGCGGAGGAAACCTTTGATGACTTGCTCCCGGTTCCGGTGGTTGAGGAGCTTCTCTCGCCCATTTTGGCGGTGATTCCGCTGCAACTGTTGGCGTATCATATTGCCGCTCGGCGAGGCTTGGATGTGGATCAACCTCGGAATTTAGCCAAGTCTGTCACGGTGGAGTAACTGTCAGGTGGGTGACTCCTGGCTTGTGACTCCTGAATGCTCGCTGCTTAACGCTTCTCACCCCAACCAATCACCAGGGAGACGCGATCGCCCCCAATCCCGTTTAAGGCAGTGAGGGTTTCGATGACCGTTTGATAGGGAACATCCTCGGATACCTGGAGATACACCTGACGCTGGGGGGACTGTTGCAGGTAACCGGGTAGTTGTTCGAGAAGTTGGGCTTTCTCCAAGGGGCGATCGTTCACCAAGAGTGCGCCCCCTTCTTGTAACACCACCTGGAGAAATTCTGGCTCTTCGGGGCTGTCTGAATCCGCCTCGGGTGGCTCAATCTCCAAGGCCTCCGCCTCTTGCGGTAAACGAACCATTAAATGTTCTCCCTCTTCGGCTAGGTTGGCAGCGACGGTGACAAAAAAGGCCAACACCACTAACATCACATTGAGCATAGGGGTGATTTCGAGTTCCGGTACGTCGTCGCGGGATTTTCGCTGTTTGAATCTCATCGCCTTGTCTCTTATGGTTGAACGACTAAGAGGACGCGATCGCCCCCAATTTCTACCATTTGGCTTAATAAATCATCCACTTGCCGATAGTTCAACTGACGATCAGCCGTTAACATCACATCCGACTCAGGATGAGTTTCTAAGAACCTAGCGATCGCCTGCAAAAACTCCTCTCGTTCGACAACATTTCCTTCAATTAAAACCTCACCGTGACGATTTAACCCCGCTTCAAACCTTGGCAGGACAGGAGCCGGGTCAGGAGATGAGTCTGCTTCACGGGCAGGGCTTCCTGAACTCTCTGGCGGCTCTAAATCCGCAATCACTCGTCCAGTTAAGGACATGGTTAAAATTACAAAAAAGGTTAATACCGACATTAACACATCAATCATCGGCACTAAATTAACCCCTGGAATTCTTGATTTGTGAACTCTTGATTTCATCGAACGTTCTGGTTAAGGCTTAACAATTTTAGCCGCTGTCAATAAATTGGGAATCGGTTGATTGGGTTCATACCAAACCTCGCGATAAATGAGTTCTAACTCACTGCCCACTTCAGCAAAATAATCCATCTGTTGCGATTGTAAGCTGACCAAAATACGAAACACCAACAGGGCGAAAATTGCCACCATCATCCCCGCCGCCGTGGTGGTGAGGGCTTCGCCAATCCCCGAGGCGGCCTGAGTGGCTTCAGCACTAGAACCTCCACCCCCGACATTGAGATTGTTAAAGGTGCGAATTAAGCCGGTGACGGTTCCCAACAAGCCCAAGAGGGGAGCCAGAGCAATAATGGTTTCGAGGAGTTTGTCCCCTCGTCGCATTCGCGCAAACTCTTTATCGGCGGTGGCTTCCATAGCGAGACGGAAGGTTTCTGGACTGGGGCGACGTAGTTTTAGGGGAGCCAGGAGAAAGCGGCCAATGGCTAAATGGCGCGCATATTCGGCAATTTCCCGAGCTTTGAGCAAATCCTCGGCCGCTGCATCGAGAACATCCCGCACAATCCGATCTTCTTGAATCAGCAGCCGAATCCAAAACCATCCTCGTTCTAGGGCGGTGGTGAGAGTGAGAATGGACAGCAGCAACAAGGGGAACATCACAGGTCCCCCCTTGAGAAGCTCATCGAGGAGTCGTGGGGTTTCAGTCAGGAGCAGGAGCGATCGCAGCATGGCTAGAGGGCGATGGACAACCCCTAAATAGTAATCTCTTGCAATTATCGAACACAAGTGCTTCAATACTCTGTAGCCTATTGCATTTAATTTGCAATAACAGCGATAGATCGAGGTTGACCCCGTTGGAACGCTGTTTTAGATGACTCATGCTCGACACACGAGATAAGACATCTAAAACAGCACAAGCAACTACGGTAATTCAACCCTGTATTATTTATTGTCCGTTTTTAATGGTCTACTATCCATTGTCCATTGCCATAGCTATCGATGACAACTAAGATTTCCAGGCGAACGTTTTTTGTGGGAGGAACCGCCCTCACTGCCTTAGTCGTAGCCAATTTGCCGCG
Proteins encoded:
- the psaC gene encoding photosystem I iron-sulfur center protein PsaC gives rise to the protein MSHSVKIYDTCIGCTQCVRACPLDVLEMVPWDGCKAGQIATSPRTEDCIGCKRCETACPTDFLSVRVYLGAETSRSMGLAY
- the glmS gene encoding glutamine--fructose-6-phosphate transaminase (isomerizing), yielding MCGIVGYIGMQPASEILLAGLEKLEYRGYDSAGIATVNDHKIHCVRAKGKLHNLRRKLDGEENPAQLGIGHTRWATHGKPEEYNAHPHMDVSGRIAVVQNGIIENYRELRGELQAKGHLFKSDTDTEVIPHLIAECLKVPSSTAPATVTSSPFLEAVRQAVNRLQGAFAIAVIHADHPDELIVARQQAPLSIGFGQGEFFCASDTPALIPHTRAVLTLDNGEMGKLTPLGVELYNFEGDRLKKSPRTLTWNPIVVEKQGFKHFMLKEIYEQPGVVRVCLEAYTNSTWEAGQTTPPVNLDLNPSLYQDLEHIQILACGTSWHAALVGKYLLEQLARIPTMVQYASEFRYAPAPLMANTLVIGVTQSGETADTLAALAMEQERRADLEPQFSPRLLGITNRPESSLGNLVENIIDTHAGIEIGVAATKTFVAQVMAFYALALDLAYRRHTLPESRIEEILSGLRQLPGQIELVLESQERYIEELAHEFGETQDFIFLGRGINFPIALEGALKLKEISYIHAEGYPAGEMKHGPIALLDAKVPVVAIAMPGSVYDKVLSNAQEAKARDARLIGVTPMDEKEAEETFDDLLPVPVVEELLSPILAVIPLQLLAYHIAARRGLDVDQPRNLAKSVTVE
- a CDS encoding ExbD/TolR family protein; the encoded protein is MRFKQRKSRDDVPELEITPMLNVMLVVLAFFVTVAANLAEEGEHLMVRLPQEAEALEIEPPEADSDSPEEPEFLQVVLQEGGALLVNDRPLEKAQLLEQLPGYLQQSPQRQVYLQVSEDVPYQTVIETLTALNGIGGDRVSLVIGWGEKR
- a CDS encoding ExbD/TolR family protein is translated as MKSRVHKSRIPGVNLVPMIDVLMSVLTFFVILTMSLTGRVIADLEPPESSGSPAREADSSPDPAPVLPRFEAGLNRHGEVLIEGNVVEREEFLQAIARFLETHPESDVMLTADRQLNYRQVDDLLSQMVEIGGDRVLLVVQP
- a CDS encoding MotA/TolQ/ExbB proton channel family protein; amino-acid sequence: MLRSLLLLTETPRLLDELLKGGPVMFPLLLLSILTLTTALERGWFWIRLLIQEDRIVRDVLDAAAEDLLKAREIAEYARHLAIGRFLLAPLKLRRPSPETFRLAMEATADKEFARMRRGDKLLETIIALAPLLGLLGTVTGLIRTFNNLNVGGGGSSAEATQAASGIGEALTTTAAGMMVAIFALLVFRILVSLQSQQMDYFAEVGSELELIYREVWYEPNQPIPNLLTAAKIVKP